The following proteins are co-located in the Xiphophorus maculatus strain JP 163 A chromosome 24, X_maculatus-5.0-male, whole genome shotgun sequence genome:
- the LOC102229697 gene encoding cyclin-T2-like isoform X2 → MAVHRGPSTKWLFTREQLENTPSRRCGIEADKELSYRQQAANLIQDIGQRLNVSQLIINTAIVYMHRFYMIHSFTKFNRNIISQTTLFLAAKVEEQPRKLEHVIKIAQAFINPQDPVPDTKSSAFQLLAQELVALETIVLQTLGFEITVDHPHTDVVRCSQLVRASKDLAQTSYFMATNRLLSCSHSCTVMAHYGFLSCRVPLPVSNALRAAWTLGTPMLGSTDQAAVCGVLYRGSVLAQRG, encoded by the exons ATGGCGGTGCACCGGGGACCCTCTACGAAATGGCTGTTTACCCGGGAGCAGCTGGAAAACACCCCGTCTCGACGCTGCGGGATAGAGGCGGACAAGGAGCTCTCCTACAGGCAGCAGGCCGCTAATCTGATCCAGGACATCGGCCAAAGACTCAACGT GTCTCAACTAATAATCAACACCGCTATAGTTTATATGCATAGGTTTTATATGATCCACTCGTTCACCAAATTCAACAGAAAT ATCATTTCCCAGACCACGTTATTCCTGGCAGCCAAAGTGGAGGAGCAGCCCAGGAAGCTGGAGCACGTCATTAAAATAGCCCAAGCCTTCATTAACCCGCAGGACCCCGTCCCTGACACTAAAAGCAGT gcaTTCCAACTGCTGGCACAAGAGCTTGTAGCCCTGGAAACGATAGTGCTGCAAACGCTGG GTTTTGAAATTACAGTTGATCATCCTCACACAGATGTTGTGAGGTGTTCCCAGCTAGTGCGAG CAAGCAAGGATTTGGCACAGACTTCCTATTTCATGGCTACCAACAGGTTATTATCCTGTTCCCATTCTTGCACTGTAATGGCACACTATGGCTTCCTGTCCTGCAGGGTCCCCCTTCCTGTGTCCAACGCCCTGCGTGCAGCCTGGACCCTGGGAACCCCCATGCTGGGAAGTACCGACCAGGCTGCTGTGTGCGGTGTATTGTACAGGGGCTCAGTGTTGGCACAGAGGGGTTGA
- the LOC102229697 gene encoding cyclin-T2-like isoform X1, translated as MAVHRGPSTKWLFTREQLENTPSRRCGIEADKELSYRQQAANLIQDIGQRLNVSQLIINTAIVYMHRFYMIHSFTKFNRNIISQTTLFLAAKVEEQPRKLEHVIKIAQAFINPQDPVPDTKSSAFQLLAQELVALETIVLQTLGFEITVDHPHTDVVRCSQLVRASKDLAQTSYFMATNSLHLTTFCLQYRPTVVACVCIHLACKWSNWEIPVSTDGKHWWEYVDRTVTLQLLDELTHEFLQILERTPSKLKRIRNWRAIQAAKKPKTEGSAVESAFQGTSLDGLPGVTNSFFPSTSTSNSEMSSLSSIAASYPMYQQLSDQFSQPAHSDFTLVKHKHKATAGSSSDHEQLGAASFSRPQKVLTLEKYRVKQAGELALQNGVKEEVGADVYAPPAVSSHHHKRRSQQPQAGQSGDGRREKASSKKPRLASSYAENGSVTGEEFKMRIKVSSDQGASLSGKDKHKEHGGHRHSKHSHSHSYSISGNSRVTADGSAFSVRASGGHFNDSSSSGSSRKRQHADSGGHNNHHHHHSSSKSSRSSKGGVGSAHYQSDGGQRAMELHDGTNGMLLSNGQHTDYKNTFDMLDSLLSAQGMNL; from the exons ATGGCGGTGCACCGGGGACCCTCTACGAAATGGCTGTTTACCCGGGAGCAGCTGGAAAACACCCCGTCTCGACGCTGCGGGATAGAGGCGGACAAGGAGCTCTCCTACAGGCAGCAGGCCGCTAATCTGATCCAGGACATCGGCCAAAGACTCAACGT GTCTCAACTAATAATCAACACCGCTATAGTTTATATGCATAGGTTTTATATGATCCACTCGTTCACCAAATTCAACAGAAAT ATCATTTCCCAGACCACGTTATTCCTGGCAGCCAAAGTGGAGGAGCAGCCCAGGAAGCTGGAGCACGTCATTAAAATAGCCCAAGCCTTCATTAACCCGCAGGACCCCGTCCCTGACACTAAAAGCAGT gcaTTCCAACTGCTGGCACAAGAGCTTGTAGCCCTGGAAACGATAGTGCTGCAAACGCTGG GTTTTGAAATTACAGTTGATCATCCTCACACAGATGTTGTGAGGTGTTCCCAGCTAGTGCGAG CAAGCAAGGATTTGGCACAGACTTCCTATTTCATGGCTACCAACAG TTTGCACCTCACCACCTTCTGCCTGCAGTATAGGCCAACAGTGGTTGCATGTGTCTGCATCCACCTGGCCTGCAAGTGGTCCAACTGGGAGATCCCGGTGTCCACAGACGGGAAACACTGGTGGGAGTACGTGGACCGCACCGTAACGCTACAGCTGCTAGATG AGCTCACCCATGAGTTCCTTCAGATTCTGGAGAGGACGCCCAGCAAGCTGAAGAGGATACGAAACTGGAGG GCTATTCAAGCAGCAAAGAAACCAAAGACTGAAGGCTCGGCTGTGGAGAGTGCCTTCCAGGGGACGTCCTTAGATGGCCTTCCTGGTGTAACCAACTCCTTCTTCCCCTCCACCTCCAcatcaaactcagaaatgtccagcCTGAGCTCCATAGCCGCCTCTTACCCCATGTACCAGCAGCTCAGCGACCAGTTCTCCCAGCCTGCCCACTCAGACTTCACGCTagtcaaacacaaacacaaagccaCAGCCGGGTCCAGCAGCGACCACGAGCAGCTGGGCGCCGCTTCCTTTTCACGGCCGCAGAAAGTCTTGACTCTGGAGAAGTACAGGGTGAAGCAAGCAGGAGAGCTGGCCTTGCAGAACGGCGTTAAGGAGGAGGTCGGCGCCGACGTTTATGCTCCTCCGGCCGTCTCCTCGCACCACCACAAGAGACGCTCCCAGCAGCCGCAGGCCGGCCAGTCGGGTGACGGCAGGCGGGAGAAGGCGAGCTCAAAGAAGCCCCGGCTCGCCTCTTCCTACGCCGAGAACGGCTCCGTCACGGGCGAGGAGTTCAAAATGAGAATCAAGGTTTCTTCGGATCAGGGCGCGAGTCTGTCGGGGAAGGACAAGCACAAAGAGCACGGCGGACACCGCCACTCCAAACACAGCCACTCCCACTCATACTCCATCAGCGGGAACAGCAGGGTGACGGCCGACGGCTCTGCCTTCTCTGTCCGAGCTTCCGGCGGCCATTTTAACGACAGCAGCTCCTCTGGCTCGTCCCGTAAGAGACAGCACGCCGACTCTGGCGGCcacaacaaccaccaccaccaccactcgTCCTCCAAGAGCAGCAGGTCCTCCAAAGGAGGCGTTGGCTCGGCTCACTACCAGTCAGACGGCGGCCAGAGAGCGATGGAGCTCCACGACGGGACGAACGGCATGCTGCTGTCCAACGGCCAACACACTGActacaaaaacacttttgacaTGCTGGACTCTTTACTAAGTGCCCAAGGAATGAACTTGTAA